GCCCACCATCATGACCGCGTCGCTCGTCGCCTGGAAGGCGCTCACCGACGCCGGTGTGACGCCCGACGTGGTCGCGGGCCACAGCCTGGGAGAGGCCACCGCCGCCATCGCCGCCGGGGCGTTGCCGGTCGCCGACGGGGCCCGTGTCGTCGCCGCTCGCGGCGAGGCGATGGGCCGCGCCTGCGCCGCCAACCCCGGCGGCATGGCCGCGCTGGTCAAGCTCCAGCCGGATGCCGTGCAGGTCCTGGTCGACGAGGACCCGGATCTGGTGATCGCCAACGACAACGCGCCCGGCCAGGTCGTGCTCGCCGGCACGCCGGAGGCCATCGGCCGCATCCGCGATCGCGCCCGTGAGGCCGGTGGCCGGGCCCTGCCCCTGGACGTCGAGGGGGCGTTCCACTCGCCGGCGATGGCGCCGGCCGTGGACGCCCTGGCCGCGGCGCTCGCCGACGCCGAGGTGCGCACGCCGGCCCTGCCGCTCGTGACCGGGACCACCACGGAGGTCCTGCGCGACGGCACCGCCATCCGCGACGCGCTGGTCGCGGGTGTGCTGGCCCCGGTCCGGTGGCGCGAACTGCAGGGTCGCCTGGCCGAGCTGGGCGTCACCGACCTCGTCGAGGTCGGGCCCGGCGGCGTGCTGGCCGGGCTCGCCAAGCGCACGGTCCCCGACGTGCGCGTGCACACCGTGGCCACCCCCGAGGACGTCGACGCCGTCGCCGCGCAGTTCGCCGGCGCCCGCGCCTGACCGCCCCCTCGAACCACCGCCTCGTACGACCGGAGCCAACGCGATGATCCCCATCCCTGCCATGTCCGTTCTCACCTCGCCGGTGGACGGCCGGGTGCGCACCCTCGTCGCCGCCGACACGGTCGTGCACCGCGGCGACGTCGTCGCCACGGTCGAGGGCGCCTACGGCCCCGCCGAGGTCCGCGCGTCCTGCAACGGTCGCATCGGTGGCGCCCTGGCCGGGACCCGTCAGGCCGTGTCGGCCGGCGAGGGCGTGCTGTGGGTGCGCCGGTGAGCTGGGTCCCCCGGTCCCAGGTGGCGGGCGCCTCGCCCGTCACGATCGCCGGCTTGGGCGCCTACCTGCCGGAGCGGGTCGTCACCAACGACGACCTGGCCGCCAGCGGGCTGGACACGTCCGACGAGTGGATCCGCTCGCGCACCGGCATCGCCCAGCGGCGCTACGCCGCGGCCGACCAGGCCACCTCCGACCTCGCACTGGAGGCCGGCAAGGCGGCCCTGGCCGACGCGGGTATGGGCACCGACGACGTCGCCGCCGTCATCGTCGCGACCACCACGCCCGACCACGCCGTGCCTGGCACGG
The sequence above is a segment of the Egicoccus sp. AB-alg2 genome. Coding sequences within it:
- a CDS encoding ACP S-malonyltransferase, whose amino-acid sequence is MRLAFVFPGQGSYRTGCLDPWDGHPALAMVDQVTDAIGRSVRDLATDEGTGARTADAQPTIMTASLVAWKALTDAGVTPDVVAGHSLGEATAAIAAGALPVADGARVVAARGEAMGRACAANPGGMAALVKLQPDAVQVLVDEDPDLVIANDNAPGQVVLAGTPEAIGRIRDRAREAGGRALPLDVEGAFHSPAMAPAVDALAAALADAEVRTPALPLVTGTTTEVLRDGTAIRDALVAGVLAPVRWRELQGRLAELGVTDLVEVGPGGVLAGLAKRTVPDVRVHTVATPEDVDAVAAQFAGARA